A single region of the Chroococcidiopsis thermalis PCC 7203 genome encodes:
- a CDS encoding plasmid mobilization protein: MKIEKQKKNNRVTVRFNDRDYTEVKKKAKKSNTTVAEYIERSALRRELPTPPTINQVLVYQNLGKARELTFTIRNTCKLYGDRTVPTTEIMSLLEAMENHIQAAGMEAYGLGKIRTNIETATKNKEEVA, translated from the coding sequence ATGAAGATAGAAAAGCAGAAAAAAAACAATCGAGTGACAGTAAGGTTCAACGATCGTGACTACACCGAGGTAAAAAAGAAAGCAAAGAAGTCTAATACTACCGTTGCCGAATATATAGAGAGATCTGCCTTACGTAGGGAACTCCCTACTCCCCCCACCATCAACCAAGTCCTTGTCTACCAAAATTTGGGCAAAGCTAGGGAACTCACATTTACCATTCGCAATACATGCAAGCTGTATGGCGATCGCACGGTGCCAACAACAGAAATTATGTCCTTGCTAGAAGCTATGGAAAACCACATTCAAGCAGCTGGAATGGAAGCTTATGGGTTAGGGAAGATACGGACTAATATAGAAACTGCTACTAAGAACAAAGAAGAGGTAGCATAA
- a CDS encoding zeta toxin family protein: MITLKPTLTIIAGPNGSGKSTFTRNTQEALGVPVIDPDLEARLLRPDAPETVAVAAGKQAIRRARTYLENNQSFAVETTLSGNTYLKMMREAKQKGWQVNLIYIGLNKVETNIQRVAQRVTVGGHNVPEKDIRRRYERSLANLPLALQQADDALIFDNSTVAGHQNVLTVENGRITQIVPELPEWLRKAISKELIESYQSQSNQQNILSTSIDPQQQQIAQEIYPTALALLATNRNQSNEPIRGVEELEGNNSDGAT; the protein is encoded by the coding sequence ATGATAACATTAAAACCAACATTAACTATAATAGCTGGACCCAATGGTTCAGGTAAAAGTACATTCACTCGCAATACTCAAGAGGCTTTAGGAGTTCCAGTCATCGATCCTGATTTGGAGGCAAGATTGTTGCGACCAGATGCTCCAGAAACAGTAGCGGTTGCTGCTGGTAAACAAGCTATAAGGCGCGCTCGCACTTACCTAGAAAATAATCAAAGCTTTGCAGTTGAAACAACACTGTCAGGTAATACTTATCTGAAAATGATGAGAGAAGCTAAGCAAAAAGGATGGCAAGTAAATCTTATCTATATCGGTCTCAATAAAGTAGAAACCAATATTCAGCGAGTAGCTCAAAGAGTGACAGTTGGTGGACATAACGTGCCAGAAAAGGATATTCGTCGTAGGTATGAGCGCAGCTTGGCTAATTTACCGCTAGCTTTGCAACAAGCCGATGATGCTTTAATCTTTGACAATTCAACAGTAGCAGGACATCAAAACGTACTAACCGTTGAAAACGGCAGGATAACTCAAATCGTACCTGAATTACCTGAATGGTTGAGAAAAGCGATATCTAAAGAACTCATCGAGTCATACCAAAGCCAATCTAACCAGCAAAACATACTATCTACCTCCATCGATCCCCAACAACAACAAATTGCTCAAGAGATTTACCCAACAGCTCTTGCTTTGCTTGCTACTAACAGAAACCAATCAAACGAACCTATCCGTGGTGTGGAAGAATTAGAAGGTAATAACTCTGACGGGGCGACATGA
- a CDS encoding IS4 family transposase, which produces MLPSLYQTHLEKQLKPTQLLLFNLLINVVQALKEVSIEKIATALPLPILFESRRKQVQRYLSIPFLKIETLWFPIVQTWLSLTFSEKQNLYLVIDRTSWNRINLMLISVIYDKRAIPIYFELLPKIGSSNEREQKRLFSQVLPLFSKYQTIVLGDREFCSIKLANWLREQKVQFCLRLKKDELIEVEQGIWLELDRLGLKPGFSLFLSGIKVTKTHKALGFNLAGKWQRKLSGWNPNEGWFILTTLPDTPSAIKAYKKRFDIEEMFRDFKSGGYNLESTNASGERLISLILIITFAYSMATFKGQRIKLLGVQKYVGRVKEKRRIQRRHSSFYLGLYGQTWIGFIDDCWELVRKLMRLNRNKLKYYFRGIRAMELILNAS; this is translated from the coding sequence ATGTTACCTTCATTGTACCAAACACACCTAGAAAAGCAACTGAAGCCTACCCAGTTGTTGTTGTTCAATCTTTTAATTAACGTAGTGCAAGCTTTGAAAGAAGTTAGCATAGAAAAGATAGCTACTGCTTTGCCTTTACCAATCTTATTTGAAAGTCGACGGAAACAAGTACAAAGATATTTATCAATTCCCTTCTTGAAGATTGAAACTCTGTGGTTTCCCATCGTTCAAACTTGGTTATCTTTAACTTTTTCGGAGAAGCAAAATCTCTATTTAGTTATCGATAGAACGAGTTGGAATCGAATAAATTTAATGCTGATTAGTGTGATTTATGATAAGAGAGCTATCCCGATATATTTTGAGCTTTTACCTAAAATAGGTAGCAGTAATGAGAGGGAGCAAAAAAGGTTGTTTTCTCAAGTGTTACCCTTGTTTAGCAAATATCAAACTATTGTCTTAGGAGACAGAGAGTTTTGTTCAATTAAACTAGCTAACTGGCTGAGGGAGCAGAAAGTACAGTTTTGTTTAAGATTGAAGAAAGATGAACTCATTGAAGTAGAACAAGGAATTTGGTTGGAGCTGGATCGGCTAGGATTGAAGCCAGGATTTTCTTTGTTTCTCTCTGGTATAAAAGTGACAAAAACTCATAAAGCTTTGGGTTTTAACCTAGCTGGAAAATGGCAGCGAAAACTGTCTGGTTGGAACCCAAATGAAGGTTGGTTTATCTTAACAACTCTCCCTGACACTCCTAGTGCTATCAAAGCTTATAAGAAACGCTTTGATATTGAGGAAATGTTTCGAGATTTTAAGAGCGGTGGCTATAATTTAGAATCCACCAATGCCTCCGGCGAACGGTTGATATCCTTGATATTAATTATTACATTTGCCTATAGTATGGCAACATTTAAAGGACAAAGAATTAAGCTACTTGGTGTCCAAAAATATGTTGGTAGAGTTAAAGAAAAAAGACGCATCCAAAGAAGACATAGTAGCTTTTATCTTGGTTTATATGGTCAGACTTGGATTGGTTTTATCGATGATTGTTGGGAATTAGTTCGCAAGTTAATGAGACTCAATCGCAACAAACTCAAGTATTATTTCCGAGGGATAAGAGCTATGGAGCTTATCCTAAATGCATCCTAG
- a CDS encoding relaxase/mobilization nuclease domain-containing protein — translation MATNMMGTTPAQLAAQLRVTCDLNPNVQRTCCHIILSLLDRDGYRECLEDKQYAEISKRYLQAMGFVGEGTHECQWLVVRHDDANNAHIHIVASRVRMDGTAVNDSWDWWKSQVTIRKLEQEYGLEILSCSNSQVAAAVKKQHGIETGYTTRRAPSIRQKHHTSNQKPLTQQFAQIIDDVVATSPTVSQFIQRLEREHGITVLPKFSGDRFMSGFSYSKDGWQIAGYSIGSNYTFPKLIQRGLSFEPIRDMPTIVTARHPQLTATKGKKRKRSHVKKQNVEAGGATISLNSIEIASGNGGKGDRYETVEDSPSLVTVPIVSAQITEIGLAEIPNQMHETQFNGKEGQQTTKTKKETETPISRLDAIAQSDKGSSSSDTYHPTPFITPIPSYSHYSTVVIAYLLTLNTTFFSGNRYSAQLDNNILTLTRNSNGEKLLKTAYTNGQWQEIEATRLTQQDATILDKIVPAIQQLQQQLKSTKKGIDYSC, via the coding sequence ATTGCTACCAATATGATGGGGACAACACCAGCACAACTAGCAGCCCAATTGAGAGTCACTTGCGACCTCAACCCAAACGTACAGCGCACCTGTTGTCACATCATTCTCTCGCTTCTAGATAGAGATGGATACCGCGAATGCTTAGAAGACAAGCAATATGCAGAAATTAGCAAGCGTTACCTACAGGCAATGGGGTTTGTGGGAGAAGGAACTCATGAGTGTCAGTGGCTTGTTGTTCGCCACGACGACGCAAACAACGCCCATATTCATATAGTTGCCAGCAGGGTGAGGATGGATGGTACAGCAGTCAACGATTCTTGGGACTGGTGGAAATCTCAAGTTACCATCCGCAAGCTGGAGCAAGAGTATGGGTTAGAAATCCTCTCATGTAGCAACTCTCAAGTAGCAGCAGCTGTGAAAAAGCAGCATGGCATAGAAACTGGTTATACTACCCGCCGCGCTCCTAGCATCAGACAGAAGCACCACACTTCAAATCAGAAGCCACTAACGCAACAGTTTGCCCAGATCATCGACGATGTGGTTGCAACTTCCCCTACTGTCAGTCAATTTATTCAACGCCTAGAACGGGAACACGGTATTACAGTGTTACCTAAGTTTTCTGGCGACAGATTTATGAGTGGATTTAGCTACTCCAAAGATGGTTGGCAGATTGCTGGGTATTCTATTGGCAGCAATTACACCTTTCCCAAATTAATCCAACGCGGCTTATCCTTCGAGCCAATCAGAGATATGCCAACTATTGTTACAGCTCGGCATCCCCAATTAACAGCCACTAAGGGCAAGAAGAGGAAAAGAAGCCATGTTAAAAAGCAAAATGTCGAAGCAGGGGGAGCGACAATATCCCTCAACTCGATTGAGATTGCTAGTGGCAATGGTGGTAAAGGCGATCGTTATGAAACTGTTGAAGATAGCCCCAGTCTAGTCACAGTACCTATCGTCTCAGCACAAATAACAGAAATAGGCTTAGCAGAAATTCCCAATCAGATGCACGAAACTCAGTTTAATGGCAAAGAGGGACAACAAACAACAAAAACCAAGAAGGAGACAGAAACTCCTATATCCCGTCTAGATGCGATCGCTCAATCCGATAAAGGTAGTAGCTCCAGCGATACCTACCACCCCACGCCTTTTATCACTCCTATACCGTCATACTCCCATTACTCTACTGTAGTGATAGCATACCTTCTAACACTTAACACGACTTTCTTCAGCGGTAACAGATATTCAGCCCAGCTCGATAATAATATACTTACTCTGACCCGCAACTCCAATGGAGAAAAACTTCTAAAAACTGCATACACCAATGGGCAATGGCAAGAAATAGAAGCGACGCGATTGACCCAGCAAGATGCAACAATACTAGATAAAATTGTTCCAGCAATTCAACAACTGCAACAACAACTGAAGTCAACTAAAAAAGGTATTGACTACAGTTGTTGA
- a CDS encoding sensor histidine kinase: protein MENIALFRGEDSSKELADILSKDCNVIEFNTVYKFLYLCRHSFTGLLVIDSSFEEDICFAIDTVRKLFTERIPILLVCHPQDLEAINPTQSDIDSFILYPLNRGELRSRIDLLFRFNHFVQDKLQDIRHRDEFFGRIGHDMSNPLVAVNRVLKHLNQGLYGCSLADISSVVESVIENNNALLKFVSSLSSQAYLSALECDYQKVELVDIKEVMTAVAKQTQPLAQTKDLELKVEFASEFISGTSIWAEPTLIWRMAFNLVHNAIKYTNRGCILLSLYNLERDLVLHVEDTGVGIGEEQLRFLIEPVVSIGRQGLRMGLRAIDSIAQVHQASLQVACALEGGTIFFIPFRQNSDCSYGIEKYLMQEHSY, encoded by the coding sequence ATGGAAAATATAGCTTTGTTCAGGGGTGAAGATAGTAGCAAAGAGTTGGCAGATATTCTCTCAAAAGATTGCAACGTTATAGAATTTAATACTGTATACAAATTTTTATATCTTTGCCGTCATAGCTTCACTGGTTTATTAGTCATAGATTCTAGCTTTGAGGAAGATATTTGTTTTGCAATCGATACTGTAAGAAAGCTATTTACAGAACGTATACCTATTTTACTAGTATGTCATCCACAAGACTTAGAAGCTATCAATCCCACCCAGAGCGATATCGATAGCTTTATTTTATATCCACTGAATCGAGGCGAGCTAAGATCGAGAATTGATTTATTGTTTCGATTCAATCATTTTGTGCAAGATAAGCTGCAAGACATTCGCCACCGTGATGAATTCTTTGGTAGGATCGGTCACGATATGTCTAATCCTTTAGTAGCCGTTAATCGAGTCCTCAAACACTTGAATCAAGGTTTATATGGTTGTTCGTTGGCAGATATTTCTTCTGTAGTCGAGAGTGTAATTGAGAATAATAATGCATTGTTAAAGTTTGTAAGTTCTCTGTCTTCACAGGCATACTTATCTGCATTAGAATGCGATTATCAAAAAGTTGAATTAGTTGATATAAAAGAAGTTATGACTGCGGTTGCCAAGCAAACGCAGCCGCTAGCACAAACAAAAGATTTAGAATTGAAAGTAGAATTTGCCTCAGAGTTTATTAGCGGCACCAGCATTTGGGCAGAGCCAACCTTGATTTGGCGCATGGCTTTTAACCTCGTACATAACGCAATTAAATATACTAATAGAGGCTGCATTCTTCTATCGCTTTACAACTTAGAACGAGATTTGGTATTGCACGTAGAAGATACAGGTGTAGGGATCGGTGAAGAACAGCTGCGGTTTCTGATCGAACCAGTTGTATCTATTGGCAGGCAAGGCTTGAGAATGGGATTGCGGGCGATCGACTCGATCGCTCAAGTGCATCAAGCTAGCTTACAAGTGGCTTGTGCTTTGGAGGGAGGTACGATATTTTTCATCCCATTTAGGCAAAACTCCGATTGTAGCTACGGTATCGAAAAGTACTTGATGCAGGAGCATTCCTACTGA
- a CDS encoding response regulator, with amino-acid sequence MTSIATRTIKIVLVEDHKITRFGINTLLSTKADLQVCGEAATAAEGLNLVDLYQPDIVIIDINLPDKNGLELTEEIKYKYSNIKVIVLSGETHKEIVKSAFGNGADSYCSKLAEDEKLLEAVYATSRGESWVDSKISKPIVEEFRTNRKEVVQFSEQNFYQYMLRPDRLTAKELEVLQLICAGMSNEEIATNLCISPGTVRTHTHKIFQKLNVNSRTQAMRVAIERGLVDTETIARIRRKYNKE; translated from the coding sequence ATGACGAGCATAGCAACGCGAACAATAAAAATAGTGCTGGTAGAAGATCACAAGATTACGAGGTTTGGAATTAACACATTGCTATCTACCAAAGCTGACCTTCAGGTTTGTGGAGAGGCAGCAACGGCAGCCGAAGGACTAAATCTGGTTGACTTATACCAACCCGATATTGTCATTATCGACATTAATCTACCAGACAAGAATGGTTTAGAACTTACGGAAGAAATTAAGTATAAATACAGCAATATAAAAGTCATCGTTTTATCGGGCGAAACTCACAAAGAGATCGTCAAATCTGCTTTTGGTAATGGCGCTGACTCTTACTGTTCAAAACTAGCAGAAGATGAAAAGTTGTTGGAAGCAGTATATGCAACTTCCAGGGGAGAATCGTGGGTAGATTCTAAAATTAGCAAGCCAATAGTAGAAGAATTTAGAACGAATAGAAAAGAAGTCGTTCAATTTAGCGAACAAAATTTTTACCAATACATGCTACGTCCGGATCGACTGACAGCAAAAGAACTTGAAGTACTACAACTGATCTGCGCGGGTATGTCCAATGAAGAAATCGCGACTAATCTATGTATATCTCCTGGAACGGTACGCACTCACACGCACAAAATCTTTCAAAAACTCAATGTCAATAGTCGGACGCAAGCCATGCGCGTGGCGATAGAAAGGGGTTTGGTCGATACGGAAACCATAGCTAGAATTAGACGAAAATACAACAAAGAATAG
- a CDS encoding cytochrome P450 produces the protein MALATTPPGPSSYIAFSKAYRDDPLGAFGQAWKTYGDSIRFKALPGVDVYFVVHPDAAAHVLNSHGQAYRKAASVHQPLSLLLGNGILISEGESWLRQRRLMNPAFHRQSIVKLASVMTRFAQEQADRWERYPTGSTIDVAEEMQQLTLEIVGEALFSTGLEAQLDSFSIAFRRAAEFINDRINAPFKLPMWVPTKPHRQFTENRDRLQQIALHLIQLRRHQQNSPLDLLSMLMAAQDADTGAQMSDSELLDEVMTLLIAGHETVSVTLSWAFHLLGNHPEVLQRLQDELETVLKGNPPSGEDYMQLPYTRTVVEETLRLYPPVWGLSRETIEADEIQGYSIAPKSFVIVGTYFTHRHPEFWTAPEQFNPERFTEAEALKRHKFAYYPFGGGPRICIGNQFALMEATLILATLVQRFHLEPTSAQPVEIDPTFTLRPKNGLSMRLVRR, from the coding sequence ATGGCTTTAGCAACAACCCCGCCTGGTCCATCTAGCTACATTGCCTTCTCAAAAGCCTATCGGGATGACCCTCTCGGAGCGTTTGGTCAAGCCTGGAAAACATACGGTGACTCAATTCGATTCAAAGCGCTTCCAGGAGTGGACGTGTATTTTGTGGTGCATCCTGATGCCGCAGCGCACGTCCTGAACAGCCACGGGCAGGCGTATCGAAAGGCTGCCAGCGTTCATCAACCGTTGAGTTTGCTGTTGGGAAATGGCATCTTGATTAGCGAGGGAGAAAGCTGGCTACGGCAACGACGGCTCATGAACCCTGCTTTTCATCGGCAAAGTATTGTCAAATTGGCATCGGTCATGACTCGCTTCGCCCAAGAGCAGGCCGATCGATGGGAACGCTATCCTACTGGCAGCACGATCGATGTTGCTGAAGAAATGCAGCAGTTGACGCTAGAAATTGTTGGAGAAGCGTTGTTTAGTACGGGGTTAGAAGCGCAGCTCGATTCGTTTTCCATAGCGTTTCGTCGCGCCGCAGAATTTATTAACGATCGCATCAACGCCCCGTTCAAATTGCCGATGTGGGTTCCAACAAAGCCGCATCGACAGTTTACGGAAAACCGCGATCGCTTGCAGCAAATTGCGCTCCATCTAATTCAGTTGCGGCGACATCAACAAAATTCTCCGCTCGATCTGCTGTCGATGTTAATGGCTGCTCAAGATGCAGATACAGGAGCGCAAATGAGCGATTCAGAACTTTTAGATGAAGTCATGACCCTATTAATTGCCGGTCATGAAACCGTTAGCGTCACGCTTTCTTGGGCATTCCATCTCCTGGGAAATCACCCTGAAGTGTTGCAGCGATTGCAAGATGAACTGGAAACTGTCCTCAAGGGAAATCCGCCTAGTGGGGAGGATTACATGCAACTTCCCTACACTCGAACGGTCGTTGAGGAAACGCTGCGTTTGTATCCCCCAGTTTGGGGGCTTTCCCGCGAAACGATCGAAGCAGATGAAATCCAAGGCTATTCTATTGCGCCCAAATCGTTTGTCATCGTCGGCACTTATTTCACCCATCGACATCCTGAGTTTTGGACTGCACCAGAGCAATTCAACCCCGAACGGTTTACAGAAGCTGAAGCCTTAAAACGGCACAAGTTCGCCTACTATCCTTTTGGCGGAGGACCGCGAATTTGTATTGGCAATCAGTTTGCGCTGATGGAAGCAACCTTAATTCTTGCAACTTTAGTTCAACGGTTTCACCTAGAGCCAACTTCGGCTCAGCCTGTAGAAATCGATCCAACCTTCACTTTGCGCCCTAAAAATGGGCTCTCCATGAGGCTAGTGCGACGATAG
- a CDS encoding TetR/AcrR family transcriptional regulator, which translates to MQKLDPQKKQSIVTAAKSRFHRYGIQKTTMQEIARDAGLSVGTLYLYFKNKDEILLACTQVFREEHDCAARLILHSDYAADEKLRCYILDRFRAAKATREGSDPAAEIARAVMRLDPDRIEAEASLMMRTIGQILQQGCETRLFHHVNLAADVEVFAYSIAYFFPIAGKEPDPPPEEEKLLAIVNWFIAQWQRP; encoded by the coding sequence ATGCAGAAACTCGATCCCCAAAAGAAACAGTCCATTGTTACCGCAGCCAAAAGCCGTTTTCATCGTTATGGAATTCAAAAGACGACAATGCAGGAAATTGCGCGAGACGCAGGGCTATCGGTAGGCACGTTGTACCTTTACTTCAAAAATAAAGATGAAATCTTGCTCGCTTGCACCCAAGTGTTTCGGGAAGAACACGACTGCGCTGCACGTCTAATTTTGCACTCAGACTATGCAGCTGACGAGAAATTGCGGTGCTACATTCTCGACCGATTTCGTGCGGCTAAAGCAACTCGTGAAGGCAGCGATCCCGCCGCTGAAATTGCCAGAGCAGTGATGCGCTTAGATCCCGATCGCATCGAAGCGGAAGCCAGCTTAATGATGCGGACGATCGGGCAGATTCTTCAGCAGGGCTGTGAAACGAGACTATTTCATCATGTCAATTTGGCAGCAGATGTCGAGGTGTTTGCCTATTCCATTGCTTACTTCTTTCCAATTGCTGGAAAAGAACCCGATCCGCCGCCTGAAGAAGAAAAGCTCCTAGCGATCGTCAATTGGTTTATTGCTCAATGGCAGCGTCCTTAA
- a CDS encoding DUF6753 family protein translates to MNVAAIEQVLSEFSPEEKEKITQLILQSGINPRDPLIVTMATLAKIDSRIDRIPESLGTIVSTWTETIDTKLTQVFRSAAIQQKKAFLETVKDLLNKSSATHFASLPLLHSLYLFAILGGVLALGTVIGTFISANTIVKFVAPSNLNSQDKALLQWARSADGKQAKDLQKINADAISFCKKQVKELKGKCVISIQK, encoded by the coding sequence ATGAACGTTGCTGCGATCGAGCAAGTGTTATCGGAGTTTTCACCTGAAGAGAAAGAGAAAATTACTCAACTGATTTTGCAATCGGGCATTAACCCTCGCGATCCTTTGATCGTGACGATGGCGACTTTAGCAAAAATAGATAGTCGCATCGATAGAATTCCAGAATCTTTGGGAACAATAGTTAGCACTTGGACGGAAACTATCGATACCAAATTAACACAGGTTTTTCGTAGTGCGGCGATCCAGCAGAAAAAAGCGTTTCTAGAAACTGTTAAGGATTTGCTGAATAAATCTTCAGCAACTCATTTTGCTAGTTTACCCTTGCTACACTCACTATATTTGTTTGCAATCTTAGGAGGTGTATTGGCTCTAGGAACTGTTATCGGTACATTTATTTCTGCCAATACAATCGTTAAATTTGTTGCTCCTAGTAACTTAAATTCTCAAGATAAAGCTTTGTTACAATGGGCGCGATCGGCGGATGGAAAGCAAGCTAAAGACCTTCAAAAGATTAACGCAGATGCAATATCTTTCTGTAAAAAACAAGTGAAAGAGCTGAAAGGGAAGTGCGTAATATCCATCCAAAAATAA
- the iscB gene encoding RNA-guided endonuclease IscB, whose translation MQNYVFVIDQNKQPLNLIPPARARELLTKQKAAVFRMYPFTIILKHAVANPLPKPLTIKIDPGSKVTGIAIFDGENVIWVAELEHRGGQIKNALLSRRSLRRSRRNRKTRYRPARFDNRKRKEGWLPPSLMHRVLTVETWVKRLCRYAPITQVVMELVRFDTQKMQNPEIDGVEYQQGELAGYEVREYLLEKWGHNCVYCDKQDVPLQIEHIYPRAKGGSNRVSNLTLSCEKCNSLKGILLIDEFLKKDLTRLERIKRQSKTPLKDAAAVNSTRWKLYNTLKEMLPITTGTGGQTKFNRIRFGLKKQHWIDAVCVGNIEAIKLLTQQPLRIKCTGWGTRKMCSTDEYGFPIRHRDSNQVHFGFRTGNIVKAIVTSGKKVGEYVGRVLCRKTGSFDIATKTGRVTGISHRFCTSIHKKDGYSYVF comes from the coding sequence ATGCAAAACTATGTATTCGTCATTGACCAAAACAAACAACCTCTTAACTTAATTCCTCCAGCAAGAGCAAGGGAATTATTGACAAAACAAAAGGCTGCTGTGTTTAGGATGTATCCATTCACAATTATTCTGAAACACGCAGTAGCAAATCCACTACCAAAGCCATTAACTATTAAAATAGACCCTGGCAGTAAAGTCACTGGAATTGCAATTTTTGATGGGGAAAATGTTATTTGGGTTGCCGAACTTGAGCATAGAGGAGGGCAAATCAAAAACGCGCTATTATCCAGACGTTCTTTGCGTCGTAGTCGCAGGAACCGTAAAACCAGATATCGCCCAGCGCGTTTTGATAACAGAAAACGCAAAGAAGGATGGCTGCCTCCATCATTAATGCATCGGGTTCTGACTGTTGAGACTTGGGTAAAAAGGCTTTGTCGTTATGCACCAATTACTCAAGTCGTCATGGAGCTAGTTAGATTTGACACCCAAAAAATGCAAAACCCCGAAATTGATGGTGTCGAATATCAACAAGGGGAGTTGGCAGGGTATGAGGTGCGTGAATACCTTCTAGAGAAGTGGGGGCACAATTGTGTTTATTGCGATAAACAAGATGTTCCATTGCAAATAGAGCATATTTACCCACGCGCCAAAGGCGGTAGCAACCGAGTTTCTAATTTAACCTTGAGCTGCGAGAAATGCAATTCTTTGAAGGGAATTTTGTTGATTGACGAGTTTTTAAAGAAAGATTTAACTCGATTGGAGAGGATTAAACGTCAATCCAAAACCCCTTTAAAGGACGCAGCAGCAGTCAACTCTACTCGGTGGAAGTTATACAACACTCTAAAAGAGATGCTTCCCATAACAACAGGTACAGGTGGACAAACTAAATTTAATCGCATTCGATTTGGATTGAAAAAACAGCATTGGATTGATGCTGTTTGTGTTGGGAATATTGAAGCAATAAAGCTATTAACTCAACAGCCATTACGCATTAAATGTACTGGTTGGGGAACTCGCAAAATGTGCAGTACTGATGAATACGGATTCCCTATTAGACATAGAGACAGCAATCAAGTTCACTTTGGTTTTAGGACAGGCAATATTGTCAAAGCTATTGTCACTTCTGGCAAGAAAGTAGGCGAGTACGTTGGTCGGGTTTTATGTCGCAAAACTGGGAGTTTTGATATTGCGACTAAAACAGGTCGAGTTACTGGTATTAGTCACCGATTTTGTACGTCAATTCATAAAAAGGATGGTTATTCTTATGTTTTCTAG